The proteins below come from a single Leptospirillum ferriphilum genomic window:
- the sucC gene encoding ADP-forming succinate--CoA ligase subunit beta, giving the protein MNIHEYQAKELFKEFGIPVPNGVLVESVEEARKVVSESPLFRGESRPAVWAVKAQIHAGGRGKAGGVKLARKSEEIPDLVSQILGKTLVTHQTGPEGKKVLKVWIEEGSNIAREFYLGVVVDRTTRRMTLIASTEGGMEIEEVAEKHPEKIFHLALDPLEGYSPYIGRRVSQFLGLPFSTQTQMVNIVRDLLDFFQRRDASMVEINPLVLTREDRLIALDAKVGFDDNAVGRQPVVRGLRDLSEENPLEIEASKYNLNYVKLDGNIACMVNGAGLAMATMDVIALAGGSPANFLDVGGGASKETVEQAFRIILGDPHVKGIFVNIFGGIVRCERIAGGIIAAAQDVKITIPLVVRLQGTNAKEGREMLRSSGLAIQVAEELYEGAEKIVLAVKGDK; this is encoded by the coding sequence TTGAATATTCATGAGTACCAGGCAAAGGAACTTTTCAAGGAGTTTGGGATTCCTGTCCCGAATGGAGTTCTTGTCGAGTCGGTTGAAGAGGCCCGGAAGGTCGTTTCCGAGTCTCCTCTTTTCCGCGGGGAGTCCAGGCCTGCCGTGTGGGCTGTCAAAGCCCAAATCCATGCCGGTGGAAGAGGGAAGGCGGGTGGGGTGAAGCTCGCCAGAAAGTCCGAGGAGATTCCGGATCTTGTTTCCCAGATCCTGGGAAAGACCCTTGTGACCCATCAGACAGGCCCGGAAGGGAAAAAAGTCCTGAAGGTGTGGATTGAAGAAGGGTCGAACATCGCCCGGGAGTTCTATCTTGGAGTCGTCGTCGACAGGACGACCCGTCGCATGACTCTCATCGCAAGCACCGAAGGGGGGATGGAGATAGAAGAAGTTGCCGAGAAACACCCGGAGAAAATCTTCCATCTTGCGCTGGACCCTCTGGAGGGATATTCCCCCTATATTGGAAGACGCGTCAGTCAGTTTCTGGGGTTGCCATTTTCCACACAGACACAGATGGTCAACATTGTCCGTGACCTGCTGGACTTCTTTCAGAGACGGGATGCGAGCATGGTGGAAATCAATCCCCTTGTGCTCACCAGGGAAGATCGGCTCATCGCTCTGGATGCAAAAGTGGGTTTTGATGACAATGCTGTTGGGAGACAACCGGTTGTTCGGGGACTCCGTGATTTGTCGGAAGAGAATCCGCTTGAAATTGAGGCGTCAAAATACAATCTGAACTATGTGAAACTTGATGGCAATATTGCCTGTATGGTCAATGGTGCTGGTCTTGCCATGGCGACGATGGATGTTATTGCTCTCGCCGGCGGTTCTCCTGCGAACTTTCTGGACGTGGGAGGGGGGGCCAGCAAGGAAACGGTCGAGCAGGCGTTCCGGATTATCCTTGGAGATCCCCATGTCAAAGGGATCTTTGTCAACATTTTCGGTGGGATCGTCCGCTGCGAAAGAATTGCCGGTGGAATTATTGCGGCCGCACAGGACGTCAAGATTACGATCCCTCTGGTTGTTCGTCTTCAGGGGACAAACGCGAAAGAGGGACGAGAAATGCTCCGGAGTTCCGGTTTGGCCATCCAGGTGGCGGAGGAACTTTACGAAGGAGCGGAAAAGATTGTATTGGCCGTAAAGGGGGACAAATGA